The genomic window ccatttgtgtttttaattttaattttgaatACAAAAAGTATTGGTTGTGTTACCTGTGCACCATGTTGAGGCCGTCCAGGTAGGCCAAGGCTTTGCAGATTTGTAGACTGTACAGGATCAAGGTTGGTCCGGTCAGCATGTACTGCTGCTTTATGAGGTACTGACCCAACTGgtagacaaacaacaacatccaCTTCTTATAAGATTCCATCTAAGTTCTGTTCAGACTCGTCTTAACATCAGGACACtaaaacatgcacatgcatTAATCACCCATAGCTTTAAATGTAGCTGTGagatgtgaaaataaaagttttacaAAGATAATAGATAACTTCATGATTAACAAACAGTAAATCATCACATTGGAGCAAAACCACACCTCTCCATGGTCATAGAGCTCCATGACTATCCAGACGGGATCGACCTCAATGACCCCGATGAGACGCACGATGTGGGGGTGATCCAGGTGTTTCATCAAGCCTGCAACAGCCAGAGcaatacattattacattacattacattacatgtcatttagctgaggcttttatccaaagcgacttacatttttacaatacaCCTCTGATCAGTAACATATATCATTTATATGATCTATTAATGCCAGAGAACGAAAGTGACAGACTGTTTCAAGCTTTATTTTCAGCTATTAGAGAAAGACACCTAATGTCCACCTAATGGAAAAACTATAAAAGCCATTACGGTCTCTTAACCACTCAACTTCAGAGACAGCCCAGGCTTTCAGTTCTGCTTTACTTTGAAACCACCGTTGAAAAAGTACACTTTAACCACATAGGCATGCACACATGAATGCCACTTTGAATTAGATATCTGGTGAAATAGAATAACCAAGGAGTCTATTATTTCTTCGAGTGATCACAAAAAATTACATTGAAATTTCAAAACATAGCGTTCATTCAAACAAGGGTTTGGAGTCACATGATTTGTACTATTCCATAACGTACTAAATCACCAACCTCAGACTGACTTTTCATCTTTAGGGGTCATCTGCTCACACTGTGGCTTCCCGACTCTTTTATCCAGGACTTAGATGCTTAGTCTGGATTTTATAGACTCATAGAGTCAAAGTGACACAAGCTGACTTTTCGTGCTCACTCTATCGAGAATGCTATATCTGGTTTTCCTTCTACACCTACGCTTATTGTCAGTCAGCTATGGAACAAACTGGTGTGATGTTGAAGCGACCACAGCCTCCAGTCTGAACTTTCTGCACTAAGCCATAACCACACAACATGAAGACTCTACTGCAACTTTCTGACTGATGAAACTTGCAAAATCCTGAAAGGTTCCTAACCACTCTTCTTTTATTACTTCACACTTTTTGTGTAATAAAGTAAGTCGCGAAGGGGAGAGTTTTACATTTCCTGTTATAAAGTTCTGGCAGACTGTGGCGTGGTGTCACCTGACTTAGACGTTGAGCAGTACACGTGTTTACAGAGGAAATAATCACTGCACCGGCCTCATACTCACCAGCTTCACTGAGAAACTTCTCTTTCACATCCGCTGAACATTCTTTACATGTTTTGATAGCTACGCGGATCTTCTCCCccgtctgcacacacacatacacatagacacacatgcatCACTTTCACAATActgcactttttgtttttaaccccAATTGTAACTCAgcatttttttgcatttcttttatACTTTACATGATAAAGTGAACTCACAGGGCTTTTATATTCTCCGTCATGAACCTCTCCAAAGAATCCCTCACCCAAGATCTGACCCACAACAATGTCATCTCTGGATATCCTGTGTTtgtctggacacacacacattgagaaacagagaaacaggtGTGTGAATACATTGTTGAATTGTGTTACTATACAGGCAGCTTTAACTTTTTAGAATCGAAATTGTAAATGGATGTTatcattttgatatttttgtgCTGTATTCAGGTACATCAAGCAAGCAAAGGAATCGCTGCACTTCAACCCCCAGCACAGTATGCAGCTGTGCAGGTGAGCTACATGTTAAAACTCCTGCAGGTAATTTAGGAAGTAAACTTTGAGTTTATAGAAGTGGAAATTCAATAAACCAAGTCAGTTAAGATCCACCTTCATACACCCCTGCCACTGCACAGGTGTTCTGGCTGGAACTGAAACTTGCAGAGAGGCACGTCAGAGCAAAACCTTACTTCTCTGTAATGTTGGTTCCGTCTAGGGTAACTGGGAGTGTAGTTTTTATAGTTTCTATATTTGTTATACTTTTAACCTCCCATCACTAATCAAAAATGCCATATGTAAGGCTTTTCTTCTCAAGGAGGAAAAGAGCACACTTGATTTAGTCACATAAAAGATGGAACTGTTTGAGAATAACACACGATGACCGGTTTATGGATTTAACTGACAGGTTATAGAATATCGTATGCAATGTAATGCTTGCAGACATACTCACCCCCAGACAATGCGCTGCTTTCTGGAATCTCAGCATAAATATCATAGTCTGAAGTTAAAGAAAAATGCAGAAagtatttgttttgcatttagAAGCCAAAATCAATGCTGATCAGTCCATACGAGTTATTGCTTTGcagaatataaaacaacaatataatgGGTACAAAGCTaaaattgaatattaaatataaacatcaattaaTTTATAGATTATAGATTGGACTCAAACCTCTATCAGTAGCAGTGGGAGCCCCGctggaagagacagagagacattcCTTCTTTAAAAGCAAGAAGTAAATGAACTTTCATCTTTGAACAGCAATGGTTTAACCCTTGTTTCCGTTTTAACAAATCAGATacgagaaaatgaaaagatactgagaaaaggggaagaggacgaggaaagTGTGAAAAAAGCAACACccagatttttttcagtttccagCAGCGTAACATTACAATGGAAAAACGAAACaaagtctgaaaacagctaagGGTTATCTTTAGTGACGTGTTAGAGTCTTCACTTACACATATTATACATCACACTTACTGTTTAGGGATGTCAGGAAGTTTTTCTCTGCCTgtgtaaaaaaagatatttactTTACATGAAACAAAGGGCTCAGTTAAAGTAATTGaggttttaaagaaagtgaataaaccAAAATTCTGTGGTGGAAAGTCGGAAGtacaaaagacaataaaaagacAGGTTGTTAAATAATAGAAATCAGGATTAGTACTTTTATTATTGTACCTTGGCTGGGTCTGACAATAAGCGAGCCCTCAGTGCTGCTGTCCAGGCGACAGTAACCATCAATGAGGTCGGCCATGTTCTCGGCCACAGCCAGGGAGGGGATGTTCACAGACAGAGGCTGGAGGGTTTAATGcacaacattttgaaaagcttTGCACAACTGACCCATAtttttgaatgtgtgaaaaGTGAGGTGGTTTCAATCAGGGGGACACAAGCTGGCCCTGTCCAAATatcaaaaaacacatcactgaagAAATAGTTTCTACTTACAAACTGTAAGAGTTGAACaccaaaaatatgaaacaacacATAAAACGATTTAGCTGTTTGCTGTAGTATTACACAAGACATGAGAGCTGTATACCTGCTGGGCTCCCTCTATGTGCACAGTGAGCACAGCTCGACTGTCGCTCTCTGCAGAGCAGGAGATGCTGCGCACCTGAGTGAATGCAGCCAGACAGACGGGCTGCATTGAGAAAAAGATTCAAAACTTAGAAATGAAGAAGGAATAAATACAGAAAGAGATGCTGATTTGCAATAATGGATCTTCATGTACAGCATCTCTTGTCTATGAAGTTGTATAGAGTGTTATTTCTTTCCAATTGACATgacgaaaaaaacaaacaacatcagCAAGAATTTgacaaaagcagaagagaggaagggTTTTAGCTCACGGTTGAGTTCTCAGTCTGCTGACTGATGCCCTCAGGGCCAATGACCAGGTCTATTGTTATACTCCAACCATGctacagacacagaaaacacacaaatacacaagtgtGATGTATGAATATTTGCTTTTGCTTGTACATCAGAGAATGCAATCACATTATTAACACATTAACATGTCGAAGCAGAGAACAATCAATCTGCCTCGCCGGTCTTAAAAGAATAACCCTAACCATGAATACCAGCAGGAAATAGCCTTTCATTTCTTAGAAAAGCTGAAAGACTGAAGCGCTCACCACCAGCTGACAGGCGAAGCTCTCCTGTGTGAAGCTGTAGCACTGGGCCAAAGTGCTGAAGAACTTGGCCACGCACTCGTCCTGCTTCAGTGTGGAGTAGCCCTGAAACGTCTGCTGGATCATCTTACGCAACTGCTTGagctgataaacacacacactttgaattAGCTAATTTTGTAAAACTTGTATTAGACTGTAAAAAAGaagataattaaatgttttaaaccaGGTAAATAGCTTGTTCCTACCTTCATGCTGTCAATCAGCTCTCTGGGAAAGAACAGGTCCAGCCCGACATCCTTCCTATTGGAGGAGAGAACAAACCTTTGTTTTAAAAGAGAGTAAGATGTGTTAACTCCATAACATTTTGTTTCCCTGTTTGTCATCTTTACACAATGGCTTTTGTTGAAGATGATTTGACAGTAGTGCATGTATCACATAGACCTGATCTAAAAGGGAAGTCGCAGGTTGCCTTAATTGAGGAAAAGGGCAATGCACAAATACAAGGATCACATTAGACTCACTCTAATAGTTCAAAGTTGGACTTTTTCTCCAGTCCGCTTGGATTCATGTCTTTGTAGAATCTCCTGGGAACATGAAACATTAACATTGTATCATGAAGGAACAGTATAGAATCATTGCTGTTACTAAAGCTATTGCAGTGACAGAtatcttaatttttttcagGAGTGTGCATGAGGCCGTAGTTGTGCAGTACCTAATCTCCAGACAACCGAGCTGCAGCGCCATCCCATCACTGACCTTTGAAGCATACTGCTGCATGTAGTCACTTCGTACCTGTGGgtaagcacacaaacacacacctttcatTGACTACAACTTCCATAAACAAACATGATACTCCTTATCTAATATAAATCTGCCGGGAACAGGGATagacacgcacacccacactgGCACATCACTGACCTGCTGATAAAAGTAAAGCATAGTGGTTCTGTCCTCTTTGAATTTCTCCATGAAGTCTGATGGGATGTATCTGATCCTCAGGTCATATCTGCACAAACAACAGAGTTAAGTTCTCCAAGTCGAGGCTCACGTGGTAAATTAGTAAAACTACgacagtataaaaaaaaaagacagaagaacTGACCTCCACTCGGCCTCCAGGTGCTGTTGTTCATATCGCTGAGTGAGTTCGGACACTGTCAGGTCTGGGTGCAGCCAGTGTTTCTCTGAGGACTTGAGGTGTTTGAGGAGGAGGCTGTAACACAGGCTGTGTTTTATCTCTGGACCCACACAACCACTGGACAGCACCCCGTGAATGATATCCTGGGATACAAGTCACGTCCAACATGTTAATCTCATACTGTAGACGCAGGTGATgaggttttttaaataaattatagcagAGTCGAGCAACGTACAATATACTGGAGCAGAGAACAATCGAGAACAATAGAGTATAGTACAGTAGAGTATAGCAGAGTAGATTACAGTGTAGAAAAGACAATAAACGAGTGTAAATAGTGGATTACAATAGAGAATAGTTGTGTACATGGTGCCTTGGAGTAGAAGAAACAGTACAGAGAATAGCCCAGTTTTGTATAGTGGAGTAAAGTACAGAAGAGTCTAGTAGAGTGTAGTAGAATAGTGTATAGTAGAGTATAGCAGAGTTCTGTATAGTGACGCACAGTAGAGTAAAGTATAATAGAGAATAGTACCAAAGAGTACAGTGGAGCATGTAAAGTACACAACACAGTGGATTTCGGTAGAGAAGAGTAGAGCAGAGCTGAGTAGAGTAGAGCTAGGTAGAGTAGAGCTGGGTAGAGTTTACCTTGACAGTCCAGCCGTCCTCACAACGGACCAGTTTGAAGTTCTTGCCCAGGTTGGAGCTGTTGCTAAGGAAGCACACTTTGATGATCTTCACCGGGAAGACGTTGTCCCTGCATACATTTACCGTGGGAGAAAAATCCAAGGAGTCTGAGCGGCAGATGGGAGACATGCTCCTCCAGGACAGGGTGCTGGTGTCTCCTGAcatcgcacacacaccacacacactccactaCTGCTCAGAGACATACATTGTCGTCaagcctccacacacactcacattcactcttggtcttttccctctgtcacacaaacacacacatttagtcaCACACACGGAGGGATGCggagaagctggagacaaaGATGAACCCAACAGTCACAATCAGGCTCTGTCGGATTTGAAGAGTTTACAGAACATTCCCACGAGTCGACTCCTGCTGCGATCGCTGTACTCACCGTTTCTTTCACATCAGCATGAGAAAAGTCAGACTTTATATCTGGAGACAAGTCAACCCCTGCTGCAAACTGCACTCATAATGCATCTGTACACATTCAGATATTTGTTCTTCTTTGACGGGCGAAGAGGAGTCGTCTGTAGCTGCGTCttgtctgaagaagaagaaccgcATCAGTGAGTAAAAGAGGAAGCGGCACTCACCGAAAAATAAGGAAGTTAACAGAAAACCATACAGAACTGATGAAACCGCCATGTCACCCCCTATCGTCTAGCATACAATGGCACAGtccaacaaacaacaaacccccccccccccactgtgctAAGTAGGCAAGGCTCACTTCTCTTTCTGAAATGTTTGATGAGTAAAATGACAGTGCAAGTGAAGTTGGTGTTTTTTATTCACTCGTGCAGTTTAGTCATCAGATTCGTTAAAgcagatggacccaggatgcagagtgTAAACAAAAAGTTTCCTTTTGATAggtgaaaataacaacaaactcATCAAAagtcaaaactgaaaaaagcaaAAGCACACGTGGGAGAACACTGGATGCTTACAAGAAGATGCAGAGGACGGGAGCTCGACATGAAACACGAGGTTATAATTTAACAGAAGACACTTTTAATAAAGATAAACACACTCAGAATACAAAAACcattacattaaaatataatatacaatGCTGTCATTGAAGCATCACAATACACCAGAAGTATCCAACCAGATAAGATTGACTTTATCCAGACAcaacacctccacctccctgtATTTTAATCTTCAAATCTTCAGATCAATAAATAAAACGTTCTTTGAAATGGAAAACATTATTAAGATAACCCATATTGTGTGTAGGCAGGGGTCTGACCACGAGTCCTCTCTCCCCCTGGTTTCACGTTACACCAGAATGGTTTCGTTCTGCCTCTCTTGACTCTGAATCACCGGTTGAAGACTGTGTCTGAGTCGATGTGTGAGAATTGGGTCACGTTTGCAGGAAGAACATGCTGATGTGTTACAAGAACAACGACCACTGGTGGAAAAAAAAGTCGCAGCTTGTTTCTCCCCTTGCGAAAAGCCCACAACCATTTGTTATGAAATAGTTAGATCCTGTTTGTGATCATATGATATCACCAAGCTGGCAGCTGGTGGCGTTATGCAGAAATATAGATGAACTTCAGGAAGTCTGAAacatattgaaaacaaaatcaatctCTTTAGGTTTTGATGAtgttggtggtggaggagtgaaGATTTGGATGccaaaatgtattattcacaTCAATTTCATCATTCTTCTCTCTTTTATTGTATTGCTAattcacatatttatatattttacaagtAAAAGTGAACATCCTGTTGGGCTTAGTATACAAAGTTTTCAAAACCACAACCTCCACCCTGTGAGTGTCTGATTAACAGCCCAGACCCCACAGTTAATGTTGAGCACCACATACAGATCTTCTTGTTGTTTAGCTTTTTCATATGAATATGTACCGCTCTTTTTATTGTTCTTGAATATAATCGTTTTCTTTGTCTTCATGTTATTAGTCTCTATGTGCTTTGTTTAAAAATTCTGAGAGCTTGCCTATAATAACTATGTGTATTAATTGGTATATGGATTTGCAATAATCAGAGTTCAGCCTGTAATTGTTAATCGTAATTTGTCAGTTGTTGTCTTACCTTCACTATTTACCAACACTATTGCTATATTTGTTTAATACTAAGTGAATTTCCTCTTCCTTTGAATAAAATACTTTTGATCTACTCCAGCTGCTGTAAAAATTAAGATTGTATGTATAATAGAGGTACATTTAGAgttaacagtgtgtgtttcaacCACATGTTAAATAGGTACATTTGTAAATGCAGCTCTGCATTAATTAGCCTGTTAATCATCGGTGGGACGGTCCTGTGATACTGATGTCAAGTCCTAAAAGATGTGAAGAGTTCAAATGGAAGTCATGTTTTtgccttcaaagtaaaaatattaaattaatggGGGGGATGGGTCTGCACTGAAAAGGTAAGATGTTATGGCacagaattaaaaataaatgaggcAATCCCACAGCAGTGCCAAACAAAAAAGGCTAAATATATTGTTACAAATGCTTTTGTTGCCAAAAATATAAGTTATTTCCAATAAACTGTTATAAGTATCCTCTGTTTAATCCACTCTAAGCTTTTTGTAATTAAATAATAGACTTAGGGTTGCGGtctataaacaacaaataaacataaaatcaGCAATACAAAAAtgcatattaatattaattctctttttcaatcatcatatggttttcatCGTGAACAACAGCTTGTGAAGGCTTTTAAACTGAAGGTCATGAAAGGAAGTCACATCCCACAGTGGCGACTTTGACCCTAATGTTGTTGCTAATTTGTGCAcgcgcagagagagagagagagagagagagagagagagaaggatagaTATAGCAGTGCAGAACATGAGAGTGTTTGTAAAGGAAGGAAGCTGCTTTATTTCTCATTTCCACCTCTGTGCGTGTTTCCTATTAATAGCTGAGGCTGATCCATCCAGAGTAACGGGACTGACTGATGTTCTCACTAGGTGGAGCTGACTGAGCCTCCCCTCTCATTCTGGAAACACCATCAGGAGAGAGCagacagtgaggaagaggaggaggaagactgctgctgctgcggctgctgctgctgctgctgatccaggACACCACACACCCTCAGCCATGAATTCGGCCGAGCAGACGGTAACGTGGCTCATCACGCTGGGGGTCCTGGAGTCCCCCAAGAAGAGCATCTCGGACCCAGAGGGTTTCCTCCAGACGTCCCTGCAGGACGGAGCGGTGCTGTGCCGGCTGCTGGAGCGACTCCGACCCGGGACGGTGGACAAAGTGAGTGCATGGAGGgcggagggagaaaaaaatacacaataaatactACAAAATGTGCCTTATTTcttatgaaaaacaacatgaaagtaTTATAGGTCgaacaaaaactaaattaggCTGCAACTCAATAAATGTAAGGCTCCTGTCAAAAAATTGCTTTCATAAGTGAATATATTATAAGAATagtttattcataatttaatattactTACTAGGACTTATATTCTTActaataattatatttcttgAAACACAGCAGTCTACACTCTATCCTCACCATTACTTTTccactttatttttcttaatttattaCCTTAactgttatttaatttaatttgatgcAATCTATGTCAGTTGCATGCTCATTTGCTTTCATattctaaaatatataaatgtatatatattgtatgtagCGACACACAATATATATGACTCCTGTGACAACAAGGGCAAATATGTCTGTAGTAAAGGGAAACAATTATTATATTGAATCTAGActaatttttctattttttactaTTGTGCAAACTAGCAACTTTATTGTACAGATGTAATATgggctcacacagacacacacacagacacacacacacacacacacacacacacacacgcccatgcacacgcacacaaacacacgcacacacacacacaagctggacTATGAACCTGGCGACGTCACATCCTCCTTTGGCTTATCCAACTTCCCCGGGAGATTGTGGATATCAAGTCAAGTTCACCTCAGTTAGTTGCGACTCAATACATAGTGAGGACAcgtatatttcaaaataaaagcataaaacatGTCAGCGTCTCTGGATCGCGTCCTGTGCTcgtttatttacattattgtcTCTTCCACATCTAGAGACACACCAGTCTACAAACATGTAGGTTTCAACTCCCTGTAATAAAAAGTTGTAATGTGGTTAATGTCGTTTTTGCTCAAATTTAACAACAAAATGATAGAAAacgtctttgtttttattttaatttgaagctTTAAACCGGAAATATTGCTTCTTTCTTTGGCTAGCTTGTCTTAAACAAGCAGCAAGTGGCAGGTGCACAATCAGACCCTGGAGTAAGACTGTTACCGTGCAGAAAACCATCAAAACACCTTGGTTCCCAGTGTAATACTCAGGTTTGCATTCAGTGTTTTGATGCTAATTCAGCCACTTCCGGTGTGTAGTTCTTCCAGGAGCCGAGGAGCGACAGCGACTGTCAGAGGAACATCGGAGAGTTCATTAAGGGCTGCGgctctttctgtgtggaggtgAGCTGACGCCTTTAAAACCTATTGATGAATGTGTTCAACACGTGATGAGGCTCAGGAAACCGACTCCATCACATCTACACCATCACACGTGTTGTTTAAAACCGATTCCACAACTTGTTTATCTCACCTCTTTGACCGGTTTATACCGACGAGAAGTCACGACTAAACATGGCTGTGGTGGGGATTCGTTATCAGTTGTTTCATCGTAATCTGCCATGattagtttttaaatcatctctaCCACTTGACCTTCTGTTTACCCATCACTCCAGCTTGTAAACACACGTTTCCTTCTGCTACTTTTACATTAATCAACGTTCCTACAGGGTCCATTCGggaaaatattcattttattataaatgttgGAAGTCTGCTATAATATAATCATTATaagtgttaatgtgtttatttatagacGACTTTTAATCACTGAGATCTGCATATAATTATAACCTGTGGCTCTGATAGAAAGAGGTACAACTTTATTTGTTGAAGAAACATTgtccttatatatatatatatattattattatcacagaATGAAGGGTTTAAAAGCATGAAACCATTGTGTAGTTTCTGTCCTTTAGTTATTGAAAGAGTTAAAATGGAGTTCCCATTAATAACCTTCAGTTCTTGATTCAAACAAGATGCTGTGTTGATGTGCTCGAGAACGAGATGCAGTTCCTTTGTAGTTATGGAAACAAGAGGCAGAGGCTGATCAATAATGCTGCGTTTGTGGGAATCTGTTGAATAATTCTGATGAAATGTTATTTGGATATCACAGCATTCAATTCCCTCTGGTAGGACATGATTATGATGGTGAAATGCACAGATAGTGTTGTTATTGGTGATTATTAGGTTTGTTGGCTCCAGCAGAGTTTTTCGTGTAGTCActggacaccaatattctgatattaacctGATTTTAATACATGACTCATGATGATTCTGAATATTTGAATATTGgtcttcatttaaatgtattcgTTCTGTCAAAAGTCTTTGTTACTTAGATTAAATCTTTGTGGGCAACAATAGATAATCATGCACAGAAGCTGTGAGACAAGTTTGAAATGCTGAACGCAAGAtagaagtgtttatcaaaatcATATCTGTGTTGTTATCAGAGTTCAAAAGGACatgtagggtgtgtgtgtttgcacaacaGTAGATCAAACCATTTTATATCCTGCACAACAGAGGGTGTGAAAGGGGGCGACTGAGTACTGTGGTACGAAGTGACaccacatacatacacacacacacgcatacacacacacattattgatgtaatttatgtaaaaaaaacatggagtcataatgaaaaacatcagattGTGTAGGCTGCAGACCTTTTTAACAAGGTTTGTCTCCAGAGctcaaaaatgtaattgatgaggagaagaggctTTGAAAGAACGACTTGAAACTGTGGTAAAGGAGAAATGTAAAAGAGAATGAGAAGAtgaaatggagggaggagggggatgcGCTGATGTAATGCAACACGCCGGGCAGCCAGTGGATATTTCCAATCAGGTTGATTAGAGCCATGTCAGCCATGTTGCTGGAAGCCAAGGCCTCCATTAACCAGCAGCCCGGCTGACATCAGCGCCGTAATTCTCCCAGACTGTCAACGGAACGAGCAGAGGACGAGCCAGACCGGCCGTCCAATGGGAGGAGGACTACATGAGGGACAGTGTGAGCGCAGATGTCTTCTGACTCCACGATTTAACAGAGCTGCACGATTAATCAGAATAACAATCGGCAACATTAACTCGGCTGCTGCGATTAATTAAACCTAAACGGATGGAGATATTGATCCGGTGCATTTAGTGT from Platichthys flesus chromosome 22, fPlaFle2.1, whole genome shotgun sequence includes these protein-coding regions:
- the LOC133933651 gene encoding protein-tyrosine kinase 2-beta-like isoform X1; this translates as MSGDTSTLSWRSMSPICRSDSLDFSPTVNVCRDNVFPVKIIKVCFLSNSSNLGKNFKLVRCEDGWTVKDIIHGVLSSGCVGPEIKHSLCYSLLLKHLKSSEKHWLHPDLTVSELTQRYEQQHLEAEWRYDLRIRYIPSDFMEKFKEDRTTMLYFYQQVRSDYMQQYASKVSDGMALQLGCLEIRRFYKDMNPSGLEKKSNFELLEKDVGLDLFFPRELIDSMKLKQLRKMIQQTFQGYSTLKQDECVAKFFSTLAQCYSFTQESFACQLVHGWSITIDLVIGPEGISQQTENSTPVCLAAFTQVRSISCSAESDSRAVLTVHIEGAQQPLSVNIPSLAVAENMADLIDGYCRLDSSTEGSLIVRPSQGREKLPDIPKHGAPTATDRDYDIYAEIPESSALSGDKHRISRDDIVVGQILGEGFFGEVHDGEYKSPTGEKIRVAIKTCKECSADVKEKFLSEAGLMKHLDHPHIVRLIGVIEVDPVWIVMELYDHGELGQYLIKQQYMLTGPTLILYSLQICKALAYLDGLNMVHRDIAVRNVLVKSAECVKLGDFGLSRYIDDQEYYKASVSRLPIKWMAPESINFRRFTAASDVWMFGVCVWEIFSMAQQPFSWLENGQVIHQLESGVRLPKPQFCPPTVYSLLYRCWAYEPPARPGFIQLVCSLSEIHRIESEQHLKPERSRSNPSLLDRNFTDPPPKPTRIQGNTLPWDMHIQAADRDSRPVWEKERAHVEDTLQRQRLEMLQDRQWLEKEERQLDPVVRQDSQIKPPEKSLENGPPEKPPMPPPVSQHRPTAELDRSGDQVYTGVMVMVKQVVQLKNDVSTLSASEYPGAVRAVGVNLRSLIQSVDEILPSLHCSVTTEIEGTKKLLNKDLGELINKMRLAQQNSVTTLKEECQRQMLAAAHTLALDCKNLLDAVDQARVRANLAKPRAESQDAGDSGE
- the LOC133933651 gene encoding protein-tyrosine kinase 2-beta-like isoform X2, which gives rise to MSGDTSTLSWRSMSPICRSDSLDFSPTVNVCRDNVFPVKIIKVCFLSNSSNLGKNFKLVRCEDGWTVKDIIHGVLSSGCVGPEIKHSLCYSLLLKHLKSSEKHWLHPDLTVSELTQRYEQQHLEAEWRYDLRIRYIPSDFMEKFKEDRTTMLYFYQQVRSDYMQQYASKVSDGMALQLGCLEIRRFYKDMNPSGLEKKSNFELLEKDVGLDLFFPRELIDSMKLKQLRKMIQQTFQGYSTLKQDECVAKFFSTLAQCYSFTQESFACQLVHGWSITIDLVIGPEGISQQTENSTPVCLAAFTQVRSISCSAESDSRAVLTVHIEGAQQPLSVNIPSLAVAENMADLIDGYCRLDSSTEGSLIVRPSQGREKLPDIPKHGAPTATDRDYDIYAEIPESSALSGDKHRISRDDIVVGQILGEGFFGEVHDGEYKSPTGEKIRVAIKTCKECSADVKEKFLSEAGLMKHLDHPHIVRLIGVIEVDPVWIVMELYDHGELGQYLIKQQYMLTGPTLILYSLQICKALAYLDGLNMVHRDIAVRNVLVKSAECVKLGDFGLSRYIDDQEYYKASVSRLPIKWMAPESINFRRFTAASDVWMFGVCVWEIFSMAQQPFSWLENGQVIHQLESGVRLPKPQFCPPTVYSLLYRCWAYEPPARPGFIQLVCSLSEIHRIESEQHLKPERSRSNPSLLDRNFTDPPPKPTRIQGNTLPWDMHIQAADRDSRPVWEKERAHVEDTLQRQRLEMLQDRQWLEKEERQLPPEKSLENGPPEKPPMPPPVSQHRPTAELDRSGDQVYTGVMVMVKQVVQLKNDVSTLSASEYPGAVRAVGVNLRSLIQSVDEILPSLHCSVTTEIEGTKKLLNKDLGELINKMRLAQQNSVTTLKEECQRQMLAAAHTLALDCKNLLDAVDQARVRANLAKPRAESQDAGDSGE